A stretch of DNA from Candidatus Poribacteria bacterium:
TGTGTTGGTCACGACGCACTACGGAGCGCTGAAGGCGTACGCCCACGAGAGCCCGCGTCTGATCAACGCTTCGATGGAGTTCGACCTCGACACGCTGTCTCCGACGTTCCGAATGCAGGTGGGCTTGCCCGGTAGCAGCCATGCCGTGCGCATCGCCGAGCGGCTGGGCTTGCCCCAGGACGTTCTGCAGAACGCGCGCGAGCGAATGGGCGCGGATTCAGTCGCCGTCGAGGATTTGATCGCGCACGTCGAACGCGTCCGCCAGGAACTCGACTCCGAGCAGCGCGACCTTCGCGGCGAGCTCGATTTGGCGCAGCGTCGTGCGCGAGAGCACGGCGAGCAGCTCGCGGAGTTGCGCGCGCGCCGACGGCAGTTGATCGAGGACGCCGAAGCCGAAGCTGGCGAGATCATCCGCTCCGCTCGGGCGCTCGTCGAGAACACTGTCAGCGACATCCGACGGAGCCAGGCTTCCAAGGAATCGATTACCTCGGCGCACCGCGCGCTTGCGGTGGCTCGGGAGGAGCTCCTTGAACGGCGCGACAACGCCACGGAGCGAGAACCTGGACCGGATGCCGGGCCTGCCCTCCTGCCCGGGAGCCCCGTCTATGTCAAGCCGATGCGGGCGGACGGCGAGGTCGTCGACGCGACGGACGATCACGGCATGGTGCGCGTGCGCGTAGGATCCATGACGATCGCGTTGCACGTGAGCGACCTGGAGCCTGTCGAAGGCAGAGAGCCGACGAAGCCCAAGCGCCGCGAAGCTTCCCCAGCGCGAGTCTCCAAAACCGCGACGATCCAGATGAGCCTCAACCTGATCGGCGAGCGTGTCGCGCCGGCTTTGGAAGCCGTCGAGAAGTATCTCGACGACGCCGTGCTGGCTGGGCTGGAGCGTGTCACGTTGGTGCATGGCAAGGGAACCGGGGCGCTGCGAACCGCCATCCATCAACGATTGCGCCAGCATCCCCAAGTGGCGGAGTACCGTCTCGGCACGCGCGAGGAAGGCGATGCCGGCGTGACCATCGTGACGATGCGAGCCTGAGCGTCTGTCCACGTACGGATCGGTTGGCTATGTATGCCGAGTGGGGAGGGCTGCCGGAGCGTGTGACCTCCACGGTCCGGCGAGGACGCGTGAGAAGCGAGCCAATGCCAAGCAGCCGCATCTCCAGCTCAGTCATTGAGCGCATCCGCGGGCGCATCGACCTTGTGAGTCTCGTGGAGGATGCTGGCGTCGCTCTGAGGCGCACGGGCAAGCAGTTCACCGGCAAGTGCCCCTTCCACCAGGACGACTCGCCGTCGTTCTCAGTCTCGCCTGAGAAGCAGCTCTACCACTGCTTTGGGTGCGGCGCCAGCGGAACCGTGTTCACGTTCGTATCGAAACGAGAGGGCATCTCGTTCGAGGAAGCCGTCGAAAAGCTTGCGCAGCGCGCTGGCATCCCACTGTCCGACATCCGCGAAGCCGGTCCGGCGCCGGAAGAGCAGCAGCTCGTTCAGGCGAACCGGTTCGCCCGCGAGACGTTCCATGCCGCGCTCCTGGATGGTGAGCTCGGCGCGCCCGGGATGGCGTACCTCCGCAAGCGTGGCATCCGCGAGGAGACGATCCGCGACCTCCAGATCGGATATGCCCCTGCGAAGTGGGATTGGCTCCTCACGACGATGGTCCGCAATGGCTTCCCGCCGGAGTTGCTAGTTCGCGGGGGACTGCTCCGCGAGCGGGAGGACGGCAGGCGGTACGACTACTTCCGCAACCGCATCATCTTTCCCATCGTCGATGGGCGTGGAGACTTGGTCGCGTTCGGCGGACGCGCCATCGACGACGCCGTTCCGAAATACCTCAACTCGCCTGAGACTCCCCTCTACAAGAAGAGCGAGGTCCTCTACTTCCTCCACACGGCAAGGACCGCGATTCAGGAGGAGGGGCGCGCCCTCGTTACGGAAGGCTATCTGGACGCGATCGCCCTCTACGAAGCTGGCATCGGGAACGTCGTCGCATCGCTCGGAACGGTTCTGTCCGAGACGCACGCGCGGATTCTCAGGCGGAGCGCCGAAGAGGTCGTCTTCGTGTTCGATGGCGACAGCGCAGGGAGCCGCGCCGTGATCAGCGGCGCTCCCGTGTTCCTGTCTGAGGGGTTCCGAGTCCGCATTGCGCTGCTACCGTCCGGCAAAGACCCGGATGACTATGTGCGTGAACAGGGCGCGGACGCCATGCGGCAACGCGTCGAGGACTCGGTGAACCTGGTCGAGTTCCAGATACGCAACCTGGCGGCGGACGTCGATCCGAATGCGCCCGAGACTCAGGCGCGACTCGTGTCCGAGCTGGCGGCGTTGCTGAAGTCGGTTCGGAGCCCGATTCTCCTGAAGTCGTACGGCAAACTCGTCGCCGAGCAGTTCGACATGGATCCAGAGGACGTCTGGGCGGAGCTGAGGCGACAAGGCGTCTCGCTCAAGACGCCTGCCCCCCGGCGCGACACCCGAAGGAAGGAGAGCCTCGACGCACGGATGAGCGTGGAGCGGCAGTTGCTCGCATGGCTGATCGCCATGCCCAGCGAGATCGAGGCTGCCTCCGAGCGGATCAGCCCATCGGACTTCGCTGACCCGATGCACCAAGAGATCGCTCGACTTCTGTGGTCCGCGTCGCAGGGGTCGGAACCGTTCGACGCACTGCTGCTAGTGGAAACGAGCTCGGACGACCACGTGCGCGAGTTGCTGTCGCGACTCGTGTTGGTGCGCCGTCCACCGGATCTGCCGTCCGAGATCGCGGGCTGCCTAGCCCGCATCGAGCGTGACATCCTGAGGCGCGGCGAACAGCGCCACTTGGAAGACCGTACTAAGGAGGATGATGTCGATGATCTGGTCGTCGCTCGTGAGCTTCTCGAGCTGACGCGCCAGCGTCGACCGTCGAAGTCGACGTGACAGTCGACATTGACCCCGTGTGTGATAGGCGGGTTCCCGCCCATCGGTCCGTTGTCGTGTGCGAGCTCCGCAATCCCGAGGAGAAGCGAGAAGCATGATTGCCCGTAGGAGAGTTCTCGGGCCCGAGCGGCATATGTCGCGCGTTGCCCGTCGCCGCTCTGAGAGCAACCTAGGTGCTTTCGACGACGCCGAAATGCTTCCCCAGGCGGAGGATTCAGACGAGTTCTACAGTCCATTCGGTTCCGAGATTGACGAGATTCGCATCGACCGCGGTCGTGGGTCTGAGGATGATGTTGACGACATCGGTTTCGATGCGTCAGATGCCGAGGAAGCCGACACCGGCAGCGACTTGGACGCGGACGACGATGGCGCGAAGGTCGAAGACGACGATGCGTCCGTCCTTCCTGTACTTCTGGAAACGGCTCCAGCCGATTGGGTGTCCGATGACCCGATCAAGGTCTACCTGCGCGAGATGGGCAAGGTGCCCCTCCTGACCAAACAGCAGGAGGTGTCCCTCTCGAAGCAGATCGAAGAGGGTCAGCGGATCGTCCAGGACGCCGTGTTCGAGACGCCCATCGCATTGACCGAAGTGCGCAAGCTACTGAACGCGATCATCAAGCAGAAGGTGCGCCCAGCCGACGTTCTCGACCTGCCGACTCAGAACCGAAGCAACCGGGGATCGCGCCACATCCGCATGGCGCGCGAAGCCCTCGAGACGATGAACCGATGCGAGCTCGATCTGCACCACATCAGGGCCCGGTTGCGGGATGGCAACGTGACGACTGTGGAACGCGAGTCGCTCGAGAACCAGCGTGCGCAGACGCGAGCCAAGCTCACGTCGACGCTTCGCCGGCTCAAGCTCAGCCGGGAGCAGGTGCACCTGATCAGCGACCAGGTGAAATGCCTGGCGGACCAGATGAGCTTCCCGCGCCAGCGCCTGTGGCATATCTCGCGCGAGACACGGCTGTCGGTCGATGAATTGATCGGCCACGCCCAGTCCAGGAACGTCGGGGCCCTGCCCGAAGGCGTGTCGTGGGACTGCCTGAAGTCGTACTACCCAGAGGTGATCCAGACGCGGCGCATCATCGCCCACCTGGAGAGCCAACTGGGGTTTGACTCGCAATACCTGAGCGAGCTCCGCAAGCGCATTCAGCGCGGCGAGGCGCTCGCAGCGGAGGCGAAGCGCGCCATCATCGAGGCGAACCTTCGGCTCGTCGTCAGTATCGCCAAGAAGTACTCGGTCCGCACTCCGAACCTCATGTTCCTGGACCTCATCCAGGAGGGGAACATGGGGCTGATGAAGGCGGTCGATAAGTTCGAGTACCGGCGGGGCTACAAGTTCAGCACGTACGCGACGTGGTGGATTCGTCAGGCGATCAGCCGAGCCATCGCGGACCAGGCGCGGACCATTCGCATCCCCGTTCACATGATCGAGACCATCAACCGCCTATCCCGGATCTCCCGGCAGTTCGTGCAGGAGCACGGTCGCGAGCCGAATCCGGAGGAGTTGAGCGTGCGCATGGACCTGCCCACCGAGAAGGTCCGGCAGATCCTCCGAGTCGCGCAAGAGCCGATCTCGCTGGAAACGCCGATCGGCGAAGAGGAAGATAGCCATCTCGGCGACTTCATCGAGGACAAGGACGTGAAATCGCCCGTGACGGAGACGTCCGTCACGATGCTGCGCGAGCAGGTTGCGGGCGTGCTGGACGCTCTCGATCCGCGAGAGGCGCAGGTGATCCGGCTGAGATTCGGCATCGGCGACGGGTGCCCTCGAACCCTCGAGGAAGTCGGGGCAGTGTTCAACGTGACTCGCGAGCGCATCCGCCAGATCGAGGCGAAAGCTTTGCGCAAGCTCCGTCACCCGATTCGGAGCCATCGACTTCGCGGGTTCGTCGAGTTCTAGGTTCCGCCCCGAGCCGGGAACCGAAGCGCCATGCCCAAAGTCGTGGCATTCACGTCGCTCATCGGAGAGCCCGCGCGCCTGCTGTTCGGCGCGGCTCCGCCGGGATACGACGTCGCGCAACTGAGACCCTCCCTCGACGATGGCAGTAAAGCGGCCGTCGTCCGCGACGCCGACTTCTTGATCCTGTTCCCAGGTTCCATTTCCGAGACCGTACTCCGCGCGGCTGGACGGCTGAAGCTGATCCAGCTCGTCAGCGCTGGATATGAGGGCATGCCGCTGAGCGTCTGCCGCGAGCTTGGCATCGACGTGGCGAACAATGGCGGCTCCAATGCGATCGACGTCGCCGAGCACACGCTTGCGCTGGTCTTGGCGTTCTATCGGCGGTTGACCGAGCTGGACCGGCGGATCCGGGGGGAGCCCGGCTTCGATTCGCGGACGGGTGAGACGACCTACACGATCGATGGGAAGCTCTGTGGGATCGTCGGGTTCGGGAACATCGGTCGGCGTGTGGCGCGGCTGTTCACGGCATTCGGAGCCGATGTCATCTATGCGGACGCGGTTCCCGCCCCGGAGGCGGTAGAGAACGAGCTCGGCGTCCAGCGCGAATCGCTGCACGAACTGCTCAGAGAGTCAGACGTCGTCACGCTGCACGTCCCTCTCACGAGTGCGACGCGCGGGCTGATCGGCGCTCGCGAGTTGGGGTTGATGAAGCCATCTGCCGTTCTTGTCAACACGTGCCGGGGCCCGGTTGTCGACGAACCGGCGCTCGTGGACGCCCTGCGCGCCCAGCGACTCCGTGGCGCGTGTCTCGACGTGCTCACACAGGAACCGCCTGCGATCGACAACCCACTGCTGACACTCGACAACGTGCTGCTCACGCCCCACACGGCTGGGATCACGTTCGACACATGGGAACGCCGAGGCAGATTCATCTTCGAGAACCTGAACCGCGTCTGGGAAGGTCAGGAGCCCCTCGCCCGAGTCCTCCCCTAACGCTGATTCGACGAGAGCCCGCCTGTACTCCAACCATACCGAATCCGGGGCGCGCCGTGCGCCAACATGTTGGGCAAGCGAAACGGCAGCCACTCCCGAGGGAACGGCTGCCGTTGATATGTCTCGCGATTCAGGTCGTCGCTAGCGCCTGCGGCCTGCAGCCTTTGCAGGAGCAGCGATGGAGAACGTGAAGGCTTCGTCGGCGGCAGCGTTGCCGGCGGCGTCCTTCGCGCCCATCGTGCTGACCGTGTAGGTCTTGCCAGCGGCAAGCGGCGCATCTGCCGTGAAGGTCAGCATCATGCCATCGACGAGGCTCGAGCCAGTGACGGCCGCGCCAGAGTCGTCAGCAACTGCCAGCGTACCTTCGGCAAGGTTCTCCGAGTAGGTCACCTTGACGGCAGTGACGGCGCTGTCGGCGGGCAGCTCGCCCGTCGGCTCGACGCCCTGAACGACGGGAGCGGTGGCGTCCATGTACTCGAAGACGACCGTGGTCGTCGACGCCTTGTCAGGCGGATTCAGCACGCCGATCTTGACGGAGCCCGGCTCGTGAGCCGGCAGTTCAGCGCTGAGGGAGGTCGCGCTGTCCATCTTCGTCGCGACGGGGCTGTTGTTGACGGTGATCTTCGCGCCCTGCTTGAAGTTCTTACCCGTGACCTTGACGGTCGTGCCGGTCTCGGGACCGCTCTGCGGGTCGATCTTCTCAACGGTGGGCGTCGGATTGCAGGCAGACAACGCAAGCACGAGGGCGGATACCGTGGCGATACCCGCGTATTTGGCCATGCCCATTTTCGAGCACTTCTCGCTTTCCAAGCTCCCACATGGGGAACTGAACGATAGACGAAGCATCAGACGAGATGCACGCAACGACTAACGTGTGACGACCCGCCGACGCTGTTGCACTCGACGTCCGAGTGGGCGCAGGCGGCGACCCAAGGTCAACGCACATCGGGTGGATCGACGTCCACCTGTGGGACGTCAGATCACTTCCTTGTGGCTCTCCGGTACGCCGGCACGGCGTCTCGAACCCTACGGCTCGACGAACCACGACATCGCTGCGGCAGCGCGTCCATTCAACGCCTCAAACACACCCTCCTGGTGCGTCCGATGGAACCGGAATCCGGCTCGGAACCGCCCTTGGAAGCGCTCTCAGGACGCGAATGACAACGCTGTGTACGGAAAGCGTCGACACCCGCTTTCGCATGCAACATTCAAAATGATGACCCATCTGCCTACGGTTTGCAAGGCTATTTGGTCGCATCATCTCGACGCGCCACGCGCCGAGGCTCGTGTTCGCGCGGGTTGGCGGCTCCTTTCTGAGCAGCGGCGCATTGACACAACGGGGTCGCGCCGAATATGATGGAGAGACGACTGATGCGCGGCAATCCCGGAAAGGACGGTGGATCGCACCCATGGGCCTCTCGGTAGTCGGCAAGATTCTGACGCGTCACTTGGTGACGGGCGAGCTGGTTGCGGGTGAGAAGATCGGCGTTCGGATCGATCAGACTTTGACCCAGGACGCCACCGGCACGATGGCGTACCTCGAGTTCGAGGCGATGGGCACGCAGCGAGTGCGGACCGAGCTGTCCGTATCCTACGTCGACCACAACATGGCGATGTTCGGGCCCGAGAACCACAACGATCACCTCTACTTGCAGTCGATTGCCGCGAGGATCGGGGCGTATTTCTCACGAGCGGGCAACGGCATCTGCCATCAGGTACATCTGGAGCGCTTTGCCCGTCCCGGCAGGACTCTCCTCGGGTCGGACTCGCACACGCCGACAGCCGGCGGCATGGGCATGGTGGCAATCGGCGCCGGCGGGCTCGATGTCGCCCTCGCCATGAGCGGAGCGCCGTTCACCATGGAGGCTCCGCGAGTCATCGGGGTTCGACTGACAGGTCGCCTAAGCCCGTGGGTGGCAGCCAAGGACATCATCTTCCGCGTACTCGAGATCCTTACGACCAAGGGCAACGTGAACTGCATCATCGAGTACTGCGGACCCGGCGTCGAGACGCTCAGCGTCCCGGAGCGCGCGACCTGTACCAACATGGGCGCCGAGCTCGGCGTGACGACCTCGGTATTTCCGTCCGACGAACGGACCCGCGACTACCTTCGCGCCCAAGGCAGGGAGGACATCTGGGAGCCCTTGAGCGCCGACCTCGACGCCACGTATGATCGAGTGATCGACATCGACCTATCGACGCTCGAACCGTTGACATCGGCTCCGTCCAGCCCGGACAACATCGTGACGGTCCGCAGCGTGCAGGGCAAGGAGATCCATCAGGTACTCGTCGGCTCCTGCACGAACAGCTCCTATCGCGACCTGATGATCGTCGCCTCGATGCTCAAAGGGCGGACGATCCATCCGCGCGTGCAGATGGGAATATCCCCCGGTTCGCGGCAGGTCTTCGAGATGATCGCGGAGAACGGCGCGCTGGCGACGCTGATTGGAGCCGGATGCCGCATCTTGGAGTCGGCATGCGGACCTTGTATTGGGCAGGGGCAGTCTGCCGGTGATGATCGTGTCAGCTTGCGCACATTCAACCGGAACTTCAAGGGCAGAAGTGGAACCAAAGACGATCAGGTCTACCTGGTTAGCCCGGAGACAGCCGCTGCGTCGGCGCTCCAGGGCGTCTTCACCGATCCTCGCACGCTCGACATGCCGTACCCGTCGTTTGAGTGGCCCAAACGGTTTCGCATCGACGATGCCATGATCATCCCGCCGCCGGCGGACGGCAGCGGCGTCGAGGTCATTCGGGGTTCCACCATCGGCGACCCTCCCACCAACTCCACGCTTCCAGACGATGTGAACGGCAAGGTGTTGATCAAAGTCGGCGATAAGATCACGACCGACCACATCATGCCTGCGGGCCCGTTCCTCAAGTTTCGGTCGAACATCCCGGCTTACTCGGAAGCCGTGTTCTACATCTTCAACGAACCGGACAAGCCCGCATTCTTCGAGCGCGCGGCGGAATGGCGCGACCAGGGCGGACACGGCATCATCGTCGGCGGCGAGAGCTACGGACAGGGATCGTCTCGCGAACACGCCGCGATCTGCCCGATGTACCTGGGAATCAAGGCGAAGATCGTCAAATCCATCGAACGGATTCATTTGGCGAACCTGATCAACTTCGGGATCGTGCCGCTGCTCTTCGCGGCTCCCGACGACTACGACGGGATCGACGAGGGTGATCGTTTGTCGATCGACGGCATCGCCGCTCAACTGCGCGCCGGGACCGAGATCATGGTGCGGAACACGACGAAGGACACCGCGTTCCGCACGCGGCATACGCTGACAGACGAGGAAGTAGAGATCGTTATCGCGGGCGGGAAGCTCAATCAGGTGGCGTCTTCTTGACGCCCCGGGCGTGAACCAGCCGTTCGACCGCGTCGTCCAACTCGGATCGTCGGCGCACGATCAGCGTCTGCCCCGTAGGCACGCCTGCGGCGCATGCGTCGGTGCGCATGCGTTCGACCTTGCCCTGACGCTTGTAGCCCCATGCCCACAGGGGCAGTTCCCACAGGACAGACGGGAATGGCTCGCCGATGTCGCGGACGTTGGCGGGAGCCGGAGTGACGCCGCGCCATCCGAGCCGACGACCCAAGGCTCGATGTGTCAGTCGGAGGAGGTTCGTCCGGAACGGCAGGTCGAAGAGCACGACCCACTCGGCGCGAGCGAGAACGATATCGCGGACCCGCGAGTAGTTCCCGTCGATGATCCACTCGGGCTCCGAGGCGATCTGCGCCACGCGTGTCCGGAACTCGTCGGTCGGGAGCTCTTCCCAGCCCGGTTGGTGGAAGACATCGTCCAGGTGGATGACCGGGAGCTCCAGCAGGTTCGCAAGCCGTCGAGCAGTCGTTGTCTTTCCAGAGCCCGGCGCTCCTAGGATCGATATCCGCACGACAATCGCTCCACCATCAGTCGGTCATGCGCCATTCACCGCGCAAGGCAGCGTAGATGAGCGTGTCTCGTCGCCCGTCCGCCGTGGGTGTGTCCGCGCGTAAGCGCCCTTCGAGCTTCATCCTCGCCTTCTCCGCGACGCGAGCGCTCGCTCCGTTGCGCGCGTCGCAGTGCCACTCGAGGCGTTCCCACGACCAGGCGTCCGAAAAGCCCCATGTCAGGAGCGCAGTCAGGACGCGCGTTCCCATGCCCTGATGGGCTGCGTCAGCGCGGACCCACATGCCGATCTCCGCAGTGCCGGCGGCTCGCGGACGACCGCGCGGATGGAATCCGGTCCCTCCTAGGAGACGATTGCCTCCCACATCGAAGATGCCCAACGTGTAGTCCTCGTCGAGCAGGTACCGAGCACACGCGTGGCGGCAGAACGTGTCCGCCTCGTCGTCGGACGCGTCGAGTTTCGCCCAGGGCATGAAGGTCTTGAGATGCTCGTAGGAAGCGCGGACAGCTTCCGCCAGTGCGCGTCCGTCGCCGGGCTCGTACCGGCGCACAGCGAATGCCTCCGTCGTGAGGCGATCAGGCGCGGACCACCGCATGGTTGGGCTTACCCCCTTCACGAGTTCTGCGCCACCAGCCAACGGATCCCGGCGGCAACCGTCGCCAGCGCGGCTGGGTTCTCGTGGTGGTAGGGTATGACGAGGTCCGCGTGTCGCTTGGCTGCCTCGGTGTAGATGGGGAAGTTGGGGATCACATCGCGGCGATACCAGGCGATCGCGGTAGCGAGGTCGCCGCCGCGTCGCTGGACATCGCGTTCGAGGCGCCGCAAGACGCGTTCGTGCGGATCGACATCGAGGAACAGGCGAAGATGGGAAAGATCGCGTAGCCGTTCACTCCACAACAACAGGTGTCCCTCGACCAGGATGACCGAGGAGGGCTTCACGACTCCGTCGCCGCGTCGAGCTGCGACGGATCCCCCGGATTGGAGACGCTCGATGTCGCCGCAGAGGACGTCCCACTCGACGGCGTCCGGGTGATTCGCCGTGCGAACTCTCTCGCGCTCCTCCGGCGGATAGACGGACCAGTCGCGGAAGTAGGCGTCCTGATGTAGCACCACCGGATTCATGTCGTCGAGTGCCTCGCTCAGTCCAGACGTGAACGTCGTCTTGCCGGACGCGGACCCACCGCAGATGGCTACCGTCACCGGAACTCCCAAGCGCGCCAATGTCTATCCTCCGAGATCGACTGCCGAAATGCCGGGTCGATGATACACCCAGATCGCGAGGGGCGCAGGTGTGTCTTTGATGGCGACAGCCGTTCACTGGTAGAATCCGTCCGTGTGCAGCGTCCGACAGACTCAAGGAGTGATCGATGGCTGAGAAGAAGCGCTGCTTGATGATCGGCGCAGGCGGCATGGCAGGCGGCTGGATTCGTCACTTCTTCCCGAACTTCGCAGACCGCATGGAGATCGTGGCACTGGTCGAGATCCGCGAGCAGGTGCTCAAGGACCAGGGCGACTTCCTGAACCTGACGCCGTCGCAGAGGTTCACGAACATGCACGACGCATTCGCGTCGGTGGACGCGGATTTCTGCACCATCGTGATCCCGCCGGCGCACCATCGTGAAGCCGCAGTTGGCGCGGCGGAAGCTGGGCTGGACATCCTGAGCGAGAAGCCCATCGCCGACACGTGGGAGGACTGCCTGGCGATTTGCCAGGGTGTGCGCGACGCAGGCGTACGGATGCAGGTCGTCCAGAACTATCGGTTCACGCCGCGCATCTTGACGATCCAGAAAGCCGTTCGAGAGGGACTGATCGGCGAGCCGAACTACATCATGGGAAGGTTCGCTGCAGACTACCGACAGCGCGGCGCCTGGGGCATGTTCCGGCATGAGATTCCGCACAGCCTGCTGGTCGAGGGGTCCGTCCATCACTTCGATCAGATGCGGAACCTTGCCGGAGCCGACTGCAGCACGATCGCGGGCTGGGAGTGGAACCCAGGGCACGCGAGTTTCGACGGCGAGTGCTGCGGCACTTACGTGATGCGCATGGCGAACGGCTTGTACGCACACTACGAGGGCAACTGCCTCGAAGCCGGTTCCCAGAATAGCTGGCACGCCGAGTACTACCGGATCGAAGGGCAGGCGGGCGCCGTCGTGCTGGACCGCGACAACAAGGTCGTGCTGCTCTCTCACACGCCGGGCTCGGGAGTTCTCACGCACGAGTTGCCCCTGGTCAGCGTGGAGTGGGATGGTCACAACGCCATCGTGAACCAGTTCCTCGACTGGCTGAACGGCGGGCCCGAGCCGCCGACCGTCATCTCGGACAACATCAAGAGCGCCGCGATGCTGTTTGGCGCGGTCGAGGCATCGGAGACGAACCAGACCGTCGACGTCGAAACCAAGGCGCGTGAAGCCCTCGGCTAGCATACCGACGGATCGCCGCGCACCAGGCGACAGGAGGCTGAAGATGCGAGCTGGCGCAGCGCAAACGAACATCACGCCGCTGCTGGGTACGTCGTTGGCGGGCTATTTCCACGACCGCAAGGCGAGAGACGTTCGCGACGAGCTCCACGCCAAGGCGATCGTGCTGGACGACGGCGACACGACCGTCGCGTTCGTCATCTGTGACATCATCGCCCTTCCGGGCGAAACCGTCCGCGCCGCTCGTGACATGATCGAAGCCACGTGCGCGATTCCTGGCGGCAATGTGCTGGTGGCGGCGACGCATACCCACACGGGCCCGTCGCCAGCGGGCTTGTTGGGAACGCCCTGCGCGGAATCGTACATGGCATCTTTGCCCGAGCGCATCGCCGACAGCGTGCGACGCGCCGCTGCGCGGATGCAGCCTGCCAAGTGGCAGGTGCGGCTCGGACAGGAGACGCGCCTCAGCTTCAACCGGCGGTTCCGCATGAAGGATGGCTCCGTCGTGATGAACCCCGGCTACAGGAACCCTGAGATTGTCGAGCCGGTGGGGCCCATCGATCCCGATGTAGCCGTCCTGCATGTCGTGAACGCCGAAACCGGCGCGGGCATCGCGCTCCTGGCGAATTTCGCGCTGCACTACGTCGGCGGATCACCGGGCGACTGGATCAGCGCCGACTACTTCGGCATGTTCGCCGAGACGGTGCGGGAATGGTGCGGCGAGTCGTTCGTGGTCGCTCTCGCCAACGGATTCTGCGGCGACGTGAACAACATCGACGTCAACAACCCACCGACGAGGCATGGCGGTTGGGAGCAAGCGGAGCATGTCGCTCGACTGCTGGCATCCAACGTGATCGCGCTGATCGACCGAGGCGACTTCCAGGACGCTGGGACGCTGTCCGTCGCTCGCGAAGAACTGACGATCCCCGTCCGGGCGATCACCGACGCGATGCGACGAGACGCTCGGCGCGTCCTTGGGGATCGCTCTCCCGACGACCCGTCGGACGGTTACTCGCGCGACGAGCTCTATGCGCGCGAACTGCTGCTCCTCGACGCGATGCCGCGCCAGGTGACCACCGAAGTGCAGGCGATATCGCTCGATGGCGTCGGGTTCGTCGGGCTGCCAGGCGAGGTGTTCGCGCAGTACGCCGTAGACCTCGCCGCCCGGTCGCCGCTCCGACCGCTGTTCAAGATCGAGCTCGCGAACGACTACGTCGGGTACGTCCCTACGCGAGCTGCATTCGACGAAGGCAGCTACGAGACCTGGCTCGCCCGGAGCAGCAAGCTCGTGCCGGAGGCGGGCGAGATGATGGTCGCCGCCGCGGAGCGTCTTCTGTCGGGTCTTGCCAGCGACCGCGTCTGACAGCCATCGACGGGACACC
This window harbors:
- a CDS encoding aconitate hydratase; translation: MGLSVVGKILTRHLVTGELVAGEKIGVRIDQTLTQDATGTMAYLEFEAMGTQRVRTELSVSYVDHNMAMFGPENHNDHLYLQSIAARIGAYFSRAGNGICHQVHLERFARPGRTLLGSDSHTPTAGGMGMVAIGAGGLDVALAMSGAPFTMEAPRVIGVRLTGRLSPWVAAKDIIFRVLEILTTKGNVNCIIEYCGPGVETLSVPERATCTNMGAELGVTTSVFPSDERTRDYLRAQGREDIWEPLSADLDATYDRVIDIDLSTLEPLTSAPSSPDNIVTVRSVQGKEIHQVLVGSCTNSSYRDLMIVASMLKGRTIHPRVQMGISPGSRQVFEMIAENGALATLIGAGCRILESACGPCIGQGQSAGDDRVSLRTFNRNFKGRSGTKDDQVYLVSPETAAASALQGVFTDPRTLDMPYPSFEWPKRFRIDDAMIIPPPADGSGVEVIRGSTIGDPPTNSTLPDDVNGKVLIKVGDKITTDHIMPAGPFLKFRSNIPAYSEAVFYIFNEPDKPAFFERAAEWRDQGGHGIIVGGESYGQGSSREHAAICPMYLGIKAKIVKSIERIHLANLINFGIVPLLFAAPDDYDGIDEGDRLSIDGIAAQLRAGTEIMVRNTTKDTAFRTRHTLTDEEVEIVIAGGKLNQVASS
- a CDS encoding lactate dehydrogenase — encoded protein: MPKVVAFTSLIGEPARLLFGAAPPGYDVAQLRPSLDDGSKAAVVRDADFLILFPGSISETVLRAAGRLKLIQLVSAGYEGMPLSVCRELGIDVANNGGSNAIDVAEHTLALVLAFYRRLTELDRRIRGEPGFDSRTGETTYTIDGKLCGIVGFGNIGRRVARLFTAFGADVIYADAVPAPEAVENELGVQRESLHELLRESDVVTLHVPLTSATRGLIGARELGLMKPSAVLVNTCRGPVVDEPALVDALRAQRLRGACLDVLTQEPPAIDNPLLTLDNVLLTPHTAGITFDTWERRGRFIFENLNRVWEGQEPLARVLP
- a CDS encoding GNAT family N-acetyltransferase is translated as MRWSAPDRLTTEAFAVRRYEPGDGRALAEAVRASYEHLKTFMPWAKLDASDDEADTFCRHACARYLLDEDYTLGIFDVGGNRLLGGTGFHPRGRPRAAGTAEIGMWVRADAAHQGMGTRVLTALLTWGFSDAWSWERLEWHCDARNGASARVAEKARMKLEGRLRADTPTADGRRDTLIYAALRGEWRMTD
- a CDS encoding DNA primase, with the protein product MYAEWGGLPERVTSTVRRGRVRSEPMPSSRISSSVIERIRGRIDLVSLVEDAGVALRRTGKQFTGKCPFHQDDSPSFSVSPEKQLYHCFGCGASGTVFTFVSKREGISFEEAVEKLAQRAGIPLSDIREAGPAPEEQQLVQANRFARETFHAALLDGELGAPGMAYLRKRGIREETIRDLQIGYAPAKWDWLLTTMVRNGFPPELLVRGGLLREREDGRRYDYFRNRIIFPIVDGRGDLVAFGGRAIDDAVPKYLNSPETPLYKKSEVLYFLHTARTAIQEEGRALVTEGYLDAIALYEAGIGNVVASLGTVLSETHARILRRSAEEVVFVFDGDSAGSRAVISGAPVFLSEGFRVRIALLPSGKDPDDYVREQGADAMRQRVEDSVNLVEFQIRNLAADVDPNAPETQARLVSELAALLKSVRSPILLKSYGKLVAEQFDMDPEDVWAELRRQGVSLKTPAPRRDTRRKESLDARMSVERQLLAWLIAMPSEIEAASERISPSDFADPMHQEIARLLWSASQGSEPFDALLLVETSSDDHVRELLSRLVLVRRPPDLPSEIAGCLARIERDILRRGEQRHLEDRTKEDDVDDLVVARELLELTRQRRPSKST
- the rpoD gene encoding RNA polymerase sigma factor RpoD; protein product: MIARRRVLGPERHMSRVARRRSESNLGAFDDAEMLPQAEDSDEFYSPFGSEIDEIRIDRGRGSEDDVDDIGFDASDAEEADTGSDLDADDDGAKVEDDDASVLPVLLETAPADWVSDDPIKVYLREMGKVPLLTKQQEVSLSKQIEEGQRIVQDAVFETPIALTEVRKLLNAIIKQKVRPADVLDLPTQNRSNRGSRHIRMAREALETMNRCELDLHHIRARLRDGNVTTVERESLENQRAQTRAKLTSTLRRLKLSREQVHLISDQVKCLADQMSFPRQRLWHISRETRLSVDELIGHAQSRNVGALPEGVSWDCLKSYYPEVIQTRRIIAHLESQLGFDSQYLSELRKRIQRGEALAAEAKRAIIEANLRLVVSIAKKYSVRTPNLMFLDLIQEGNMGLMKAVDKFEYRRGYKFSTYATWWIRQAISRAIADQARTIRIPVHMIETINRLSRISRQFVQEHGREPNPEELSVRMDLPTEKVRQILRVAQEPISLETPIGEEEDSHLGDFIEDKDVKSPVTETSVTMLREQVAGVLDALDPREAQVIRLRFGIGDGCPRTLEEVGAVFNVTRERIRQIEAKALRKLRHPIRSHRLRGFVEF